A genomic segment from Malus domestica chromosome 05, GDT2T_hap1 encodes:
- the LOC103435813 gene encoding F-box/kelch-repeat protein At3g24760 produces MAEISCLSSDVTELILSYLPIPTLIRASAVCKYWHSLISSSTFSSPLSHKYPWFFLFGIHNTSSNFNQCFAFDPLSNLWFRLPSPTFPSQSSSFLGADGFFLVTAPFFTFSHILKRQWLSTSPLRFSRVNPLVGVDSPSSSSSSASSSPIPSFVVVGGVRLIGNLVDIEDRLAVEIYNPDSDSWLLCPPLPADFRSGNSSESLSSALFKRRFYVFGIYSCFIASFDLRTHAWSEVQTLRPPGVVFSFLISSTNHLVLAGICNGPLGPSFNLWKIEEATMEFSEIAIMPQDLLNGLFDGDEEDKFASLKCVGLGNLIYVFNEEYHKKYPACVCEIGSDDNGGPSGKCSWRRLPQLPSPVNKFHKVISFSSTVSPHNILRGEGEGEGDGVVNVQPMLN; encoded by the coding sequence ATGGCTGAAATCAGCTGCCTCAGCTCCGACGTGACGGAGCTTATCCTCTCCTACCTCCCCATCCCCACCCTCATCCGCGCCTCAGCCGTCTGCAAGTACTGGCACTCCCTCATCTCCTCCTCCACCTTCTCCTCCCCACTCTCCCATAAATACCCCTGGTTCTTCCTGTTCGGCATCCACAACACCTCCTCCAACTTCAACCAGTGCTTCGCCTTCGACCCCCTCTCCAATCTCTGGTTCCGCCTCCCCTCCCCCACCTTCCCCTCCCAGTCCTCCTCCTTCCTCGGCGCCGATGGCTTCTTCCTTGTCACCGCCCCTTTCTTCACCTTCTCCCATATCCTCAAGCGCCAATGGCTCTCCACCTCCCCTCTCCGATTTTCCCGCGTCAACCCCCTCGTCGGCGTCgattctccctcctcctcctcatcctctgCCTCCTCCTCCCCAATCCCTAGCTTTGTCGTCGTCGGCGGGGTCCGATTAATCGGCAATTTGGTAGACATCGAGGACCGTTTGGCCGTGGAGATTTACAATCCCGATTCCGATTCATGGCTCCTCTGCCCGCCGCTCCCCGCCGATTTTCGCTCCGGAAACTCGTCAGAATCTCTCTCCTCCGCCCTCTTCAAGCGCCGATTCTACGTTTTCGGAATCTACTCCTGCTTTATTGCCTCGTTTGATCTCCGCACCCACGCCTGGAGCGAAGTCCAGACCCTCCGCCCGCCCGGGGTCGTCTTCTCCTTCCTGATTTCCTCCACCAACCACCTCGTCCTCGCCGGAATCTGCAACGGCCCTCTCGGTCCGTCATTTAACCTGTGGAAGATCGAGGAGGCCACCATGGAGTTCAGCGAGATCGCCATCATGCCGCAGGACTTGTTGAATGGATTGTTCGACGGCGATGAGGAAGACAAGTTTGCGAGCTTGAAATGTGTGGGATTGGGAAACCTTATATACGTGTTCAATGAGGAGTATCATAAGAAGTACCCGGCTTGTGTTTGCGAGATTGGTTCCGATGACAATGGCGGACCTTCGGGGAAGTGTAGCTGGAGGAGACTGCCCCAATTGCCTTCCCCTGTTAATAAATTCCATAAAGTCATCAGCTTTTCGTCGACAGTTTCCCCGCATAATATCCTTCGTGGCGAAGGGGAGGGCGAAGGAGACGGCGTTGTCAATGTGCAGCCTATGTTGAACTGA